A window of the Ostrea edulis chromosome 1, xbOstEdul1.1, whole genome shotgun sequence genome harbors these coding sequences:
- the LOC125666609 gene encoding rotatin-like isoform X1: protein MAMQTRQDINFQGIFKKLGHNLDEIRVRSLENLLSKLEHNLVCDSDLINERHLMIRLIEWFNFPSPPKQGEVLHLIQRLSKHSATAQILQDIGAIEFLSQLRADVSKSLQPVIDEILENTMRLPEVPEETYAPTCVYQKQGYIPESKALATSDVASEMDPLHSSVSSVLPQESTGQPHIITGREITDGYFKDKVHVIQEQQRENTDGTSNTFLVTTFPWLALTPTDRHVIQSTNSSLQSRESHLLASSCEFLSDVVFQDFPSEIFLQRPNIVRNLLALLGAVPNVNTHLTIHAAKTLGHLTSSLRSRLRYYQDPALFTSKQDFSSASSSPFSNSPSVLSNQSGRSDGHSPRTGWGDTRPRGDGREVDSSSSVSSNSRNSSVSVGPEVTNPEETDIDDMRSLQSMQITLPQYCSLVIEKAVPLLKTETEGVVTQLMYLLNQVLEIFNGIVTMEIWQDTSSRAREIAERICGTFEALSDVINYHHHGDVNRGNTSHEKEKGDIVQHRLAFIGVTGFTARLLRQLVPLQQGRKLLPSSLIKSMELVVFDEALSHSYPSIQITLLAYLQILSPDKYKLFVDTAKISQSIQKSCQFLMLCQEEGYKGSSELINMAETSLQSLPYHIHLPLVTEFVKLSSSICARTTEERALQTKCMDILLKFLSHPLPQVKEQTYSTIKQVVKGSLNVNEAADPSSRACYLSRFLFNSDVMYQVIVFGLIDDNSKVSQMGTEIICHILDGQLLMTEDLWKEAQTSLMRSLPVLQTYVDLGTKLGSSLLAMTDPTEGQTEGGLVYLEKLRGCIRMMFSTDIRTRAEALKRLAWFLSNERDSNEKLPIFASLDVTNLTSIFVVELQRSLDEDLGRSVFQIDGLRKVYEIFNSSSVDPSVKKSAVDQLAIILQDHNLHAPFKAEGGVETILKHLKLGLVRNDNVQSENLHYLPACAAILRSLVHYDYRLRHKFARDQEMYLILLRVAFLHQRDERTCYEVAHILTLLLFDEVAKFDLGGGTSPVVHFSVPSVLRKRCRLPFRPVCHHDNSPHEVELPPDPDPIQTERSLEMLRVCWNVSWHGGMEKLQKYLARNNSTSKSDLFSEFSPRLQLSCIEKKIVQCSHLSEGIKQTLYNICNATSHNAVRSALSQLLSYLVNSYGYEGSEVMFDQEWLSSIGRFLKVHPSMPDDESLLQEVLGFISMALRLTSDVSEGTLQALGEALYQPTGPLIGLSHRTSVRGETRDVPENVNIKRTLDKELLSFISNYNCKLPYVLCRRLKFQQLRGDLCHQLLQRLNVTDAPHFYNLASLEGTLLCLMHITARPGWSTESTELECGTLCNQLLGCLLEVVSAFHIGRGGTSMSYMGKGVTKAATLCLRHLAYEMSTAVGNKKWAEQWMYVQQRADGQNSTEREGEHGLDWLLTLWFYRDPEVRVAGLGIGVALTSTEIGRTVVTSNCKHIPGGVWGMAFSILLDQLECSMVRQQAALLLVNMTSQSMPCESVELEQNLWQGPIVTDTESKVSLVGLTALLALLHHSHFYQEMLMVFTNFYAQPVIQQISAAEVMLSSQLSSASSESTMSTTADLTSVSQQGQQFWSRGGTDAWGSLKASTRNVQTVQQADSSGSTLMAGDGGSDIISVATPSLVASISQLLRNLVILAPQDTFTCLKQDSFVQILTNMVDTNLLEAYMLEMEGNVNYDQYEVVFGDLLEMYRSVISLLTACVVYDTPTRQEILANKDFIISALALMTIRFQGSSDVESKLQELWGAVLSFFVINLQLQGASTLAVVTESIPKIWGSFSENMCNIITKRLDYDHELFSKCLQFLSILFSEEGKLQGRQPDLSVCSIRELLDSGTGNDEKCENSPGYHLCKSLIPVYEQSVVRSSDHRSMERLHAASALRNLLAVSQSAKSVALEIGFVETTIENIKQLHSKMNLEALQLGKSTAKKKEDSLVQDLIITFDVLRNLLFMNEDAKMACYHSCLPSVIHKIWPWCQMEPQLMLSTVSLLSTYAAKCLTATSSLAYTSPSSTSTTQNVRSTSQQLGTNSIIHCLLKLAGKEGIREPLLKALYGLLATLCLSSECRNIMFKSNFFKEFTELNPKKKKKNKQHKNLETYWLELMVNLSFSTEGQQMILKTGDSVDLLLDFVDCGNGVTLEYSVLIIRNMCCHCSSKPKLLANDKLLPLLLSCLNKDSVKVQTIAASAFLGLVFNNQKAKVMMKNANLLPKLQETLSNLNNMRMTPEKCVQDLMSVVLAVSE from the exons ATGGCAATGCAAACAAGACAAGATATAAATTTTCAAGGCATTTTCAAAAAGCTAG gtcataacTTGGATGAAATCCGTGTCAGAAGTCTAGAAAACCTACTTTCAAAGCTTGAACACAATTTAGTTTGTGACTCAGACTTGATTAATGAGCGCCACTTGATGATTAGACTAATAGAATGGTTCAATTTCCCCAGTCCACCAAAACAAGGAGAAGTGTTGCATCTTATCCAGAGATTATCAAAG CATTCTGCAACTGCTCAAATTCTCCAAGACATTGGTGCTATTGAATTTTTGAGTCAGCTTCGAGCTGATGTTTCCAAGTCTCTTCAGCCTGTAATTGATGAAATCCTGGAAAACACAATGAGATTGCCAGAAGTGCCTGAGGAAACCTATGCTCCAACGTGTGTTTACCAGAAACAAGGCTACATTCCCG AATCTAAAGCGCTTGCAACCAGTGATGTAGCATCTGAAATGGATCCATTACATTCATCAGTCTCGTCTGTTTTGCCTCAGGAAAGCACAGGCCAACCACATATTATAACAGGAAGAGAAATCACTGATGGGTATTTCAAagacaaagtacatgtaattcaagaGCAGCAAAGGGAGAATACTGATG GTACCTCAAacacattccttgtgacaacaTTTCCTTGGTTGGCCCTGACTCCTACTGACAGACATGTTATACAGTCTACAAACTC CTCTTTACAAAGTAGAGAATCTCATTTATTGGCCAGTTCCTGTGAATTTTTGAGTGATGTTGTATTTCAAGACTTTCCATCTGAGATATTTTTACAGAGGCCGAATATTGTTAGA AATCTGCTAGCACTTTTAGGAGCTGTTCCCAATGTTAACACACATTTGACCATTCATGCAGCCAAAACTTTAGGTCACCTGACCTCCTCTTTAAGGTCAAGATTACGATATTATCAAGATCCAGCATTATTCACTTCCAAACAAG ATTTCAGTTCAGCTTCTTCTTCACCATTTTCTAACTCCCCGAGTGTGTTGTCTAACCAGTCAGGGAGGTCGGATGGCCACAGTCCACGGACTGGTTGGGGGGACACTCGACCCCGTGGAGATGGGCGGGAGGTGGACTCCTCCTCATCTGTCAG TTCCAACTCCAGGAACTCTAGTGTCAGTGTAGGGCCTGAGGTGACAAACCCTGAGGAGACCGACATTGATGATATGAGGTCCCTTCAGAGCATGCAGATCACTCTCCCTCAGTACTGCTCCCTGGTCATCGAGAAAGCAGTGCCCCTTCTGAAGACAGAGACAGAAGGTGTTGTCACTCAGCTAATGTACCTCCTGAACCAGGTCCTAGAGATCTTTAATGGTATTGTTACCATGGAGATATGGCAGGATACCTCATCCAGGGCGAGGGAAATT GCTGAGAGAATATGTGGAACATTTGAGGCTCTTAGTGATGTAATTAATTATCATCACCATGGTGATGTCAACCGTGGGAATACAAGCCATGAAAAGGAGAAGGGAGATATTGTGCAACACAGGTTGGCCTTCATTGGGGTGACAGGATTTACTGCAAGGCTTCTGAGGCAGCTAGTTCCTTTGCAACAA GGGAGGAAACTTTTGCCCTCCAGTCTGATCAAGTCTATGGAGTTGGTGGTGTTTGATGAGGCTTTGTCTCATAGTTATCCAAGCATACAGATCACACTCCTGGCCTATTTACAGATCCTCAGTCCAGACAAGTATAAACTGTTCGTGGACACTGCCAAAATATCACAGTCCATCCAAAAGTCATGTCAATTTTTGATGCTTTGTCAGGAGGAG GGATACAAAGGAAGCAGTGAATTGATCAACATGGCGGAGACTTCTCTACAGAGTCTACCATACCACATACACCTCCCGCTGGTTACGGAGTTTGTCAAACTCTCGTCCTCGAT ATGTGCTAGAACAACTGAAGAGAGAGCTCTGCAGACAAAATGTATGGACATCTTGCTGAAGTTCTTGTCCCATCCTCTCCCTCAGGTCAAAGAACAAACCTACAGTACCATCAAACAGGTTGTCAAG GGTTCCTTGAATGTTAATGAGGCAGCTGACCCCAGTTCCAGGGCCTGTTACCTCTCCAGATTCCTGTTTAACTCTGATGTCATGTATCAAGTCATTGTCTTTGGCCTCATTGACGATAATTCCAAG GTAAGCCAAATGGGCACAGAGATCATATGTCACATCCTAGATGGTCAGCTGTTGATGACAGAGGATTTATGGAAGGAGGCACAGACTAGTCTAATGAGATCACTTCCTGTCTTACAG ACCTATGTTGACTTGGGGACCAAACTTGGCTCCTCCTTGCTGGCAATGACAGATCCTACAGAGGGCCAGACAGAGGGAGGGCTAGTGTACTTAGAGAAATTGAGGGGCTGTATTAGAATGATGTTTTCGACTGACATCAG AACAAGAGCTGAAGCTTTGAAGCGGCTGGCCTGGTTCTTGTCAAACGAACGAGACAGTAATGAAAAACTGCCCATCTTTGCCTCCTTGGATGTAACAAATTTGACCAGTATTTTCGTTGTGGAGTTACAGAGGTCTCTGGATGAAGACCTCGGTAGATCAGTGTTCCAG ATTGATGGCCTAAGGAAGGTGTATGAAATCTTTAACTCCTCATCGGTTGATCCCTCTGTGAAAAAGTCTGCTGTCGACCAGTTAGCCATCATTTTACAAGATCACAATCTTCATGCCCCGTTCAAAGCAGAAGGAGGGGTAGAAACCATCCTCAAACACTTAAAGCTGGGACTGGTCAGAAATGATAATGTGCAG AGTGAGAACTTACATTACCTGCCAGCATGTGCAGCCATCTTGAGATCCCTTGTTCACTATGACTACAGACTGAGACACAAATTTGCTCGAGATCAGGAAATGTATCTCATACTTCTCAGAG TTGCTTTCCTACATCAGAGAGATGAGAGAACCTGCTATGAAGTAGCTCATATTTTGACATTGTTGTTGTTTGATGAAGTGGCAAAGTTTGACCTCGG TGGTGGAACAAGCCCAGTAGTTCATTTTTCTGTGCCAAGTGTGTTGAGAAAAAG GTGTCGTTTACCATTCCGTCCAGTGTGTCACCATGACAACAGTCCCCATGAAGTGGAGTTGCCCCCTGATCCTGACCCCATACAGACAGAGAGATCATTAGAAATGCTCCGAGTCTGCTGGAATGTTTCCTGGCACGGTGGAATGGAGAAACTGCAGAAGTATTTAGCCAGAAATAACAGTACCAGTAAAAGTGACCTATTCAGCGA GTTTTCTCCTCGGCTACAACTGAGTTgtatagagaaaaaaattgttcaatgcAGTCACTTATCTGAGGGAATCAAACAGACCCTGTACAACATCTGTAATGCCACTTCCCACAATGCTGTGAGGTCAGCACTTAGCCAGTTGCTTAGTTACTTGGTAAACTCCTATGGTTATGAAGGGTCGGAGGTCATGTTCGATCAAGAGTGGCTATCCAGTATTGGAAG GTTTCTGAAGGTCCATCCATCAATGCCAGATGATGAATCTCTACTGCAAGAAGTTCTTGGTTTTATCAGTATGGCTCTGAGGTTAACCAGTGACGTGTCGGAGGGCACCCTCCAGGCCCTGGGGGAGGCTCTATATCAGCCAACAGGACCTCTGATTGGCCTGTCCCATAGGACATCAGTCAGAGGAGAGACCAGGGATGTCCCagaaaatgttaacattaaaaG GACCCTGGACAAAGAGCTGTTGTCCTTCATCTCTAACTACAACTGTAAACTCCCCTACGTCCTGTGCAGAAG ACTAAAGTTTCAGCAGCTTCGAGGGGACCTTTGTCATCAGTTACTGCAGCGCCTAAATGTCACAGATGCCCCTCATTTCTATAATCTGGCTTCACTTGAGGGAACTCTTCTGTGTCTCATGCACATCACTGCCAG ACCGGGATGGAGCACAGAGAGCACAGAACTGGAGTGTGGTACACTGTGTAATCAACTACTGGGCTGTCTGTTAGAG GTTGTGTCGGCTTTCCACATCGGGCGCGGAGGGACATCCATGTCCTACATGGGGAAGGGGGTCACGAAGGCAGCCACCCTGTGTCTCCGACATCTAGCTTATGAAATGTCCACAGCAGTTGGAAACAAG aaatgGGCTGAGCAGTGGATGTATGTGCAGCAGAGGGCGGATGGACAGAACAGcacagagagagagggagagcaTGGCCTTGACTGGTTACTGACCCTATGGTTTTACAGGGATCCtgag GTGAGAGTCGCTGGATTGGGAATTGGAGTAGCCTTGACCTCAACAGAGATTGGAAGGACAGTGGTGACTTCAAATTGTAAACACATTCCAGGTGGTGTCTGGGGCATGGCCTTCAGTATTCTCCTGGACCAATTAGAATGCAGCATGGTTCGCCAACAGGCAGCATTGCTGTTGGtcaatatgacatcacaatccaTGCCATGTGAAAGTGTGGAATTGGAACAGAATTTGTGGCAGGGACCCATAGTCACAGATACCGAGTCCAAG GTGTCTCTCGTAGGACTGACAGCACTCTTGGCGTTACTCCACCACAGTCATTTCTATCAAGAGATGCTGATGGTGTTCACCAACTTCTATGCTCAGCCAGTCATACAGCAGATCTCGGCTGCAGAGGTGATGCTGTCATCACAACTGTCCTCCGCTAGCTCAGAATCTACCATGTCTACTACAG ctgatttGACTTCAGTCAGTCAGCAG GGTCAGCAATTCTGGAGCCGAGGAGGAACAGATGCTTGGGGGAGTTTGAAAGCAAGCACAAGGAATGTCCAGACtg TGCAACAGGCAGACAGTTCTGGCAGTACTCTGATGGCTGGGGATGGAGGAAGTGACATCATTAGTGTAGCCACACCCTCACTAGTGGCCTCCATTTCGCAACTATTACGCAACCTGGTCATTCTAGCACCTCAAGACACATTCACTTGTCTCAAACAAGACTCCTTTGTGCAAATCCTGACAAA TATGGTGGACACCAACTTATTGGAGGCGTACATGTTGGAGATGGAGGGGAACGTTAACTATGATCAGTACGAGGTGGTGTTTGGGGACCTCCTGGAGATGTACCGGTCCGTGATCTCACTCCTCACGGCCTGTGTTGTATATGACACTCCCACTAGACAGGAAATCCTCGCAAACAAAGACTTCATCATATCTGCCCTAGCTCTGATGACTATTAGATTCCAAG GTTCATCAGATGTGGAATCAAAGCTTCAGGAACTGTGGGGGGCAGTTTTGTCTTTCTTTGTCATAAACTTACAACTCCAAGGAGCTTCAACTCTTGCAGTGGTGACAGAATCCATACCCAAAATATGGGGCTCTTTTTCTG aaaatatgtgtaacaTCATTACAAAGCGACTGGACTATGATCATGAGTTATTCTCCAAATGTCTGCAGTTTCTCTCCATATTGTTCAGTGAAGAGGGAAAACTTCAGGGGAGACAACCTGATCTCTCTGTCTGTTCAATCAGAGAGCTTCTGGATTCTGGCACAG GAAATGATGAGAAATGTGAAAATAGTCCTGGCTACCATCTGTGTAAGTCCCTCATACCAGTGTATGAGCAGTCAGTAGTACGCTCCTCTGATCACCGAAGCATGGAGAGGCTTCATGCTGCATCAGCGCTTAGAAACCTCCTGGCTGTCAGTCAAAGTGCCAAATCTGTTGCTTTGGAAA TTGGCTTTGTGGAGACCacaatagaaaatatcaaacaGCTGCATTCCAAAATGAATCTTGAAGCCCTGCAATTGGGAAAATCTACtgcaaaaaagaaagaagactCACTAGTCCAGGACCTCATCATCACATTTGATGTTCTGAGAAATCTCCTGTTTATGAATGAAGATGCCAAA atggCTTGCTACCATTCATGTCTGCCTagtgtaattcacaaaattTGGCCGTGGTGTCAAATGGAGCCACAACTAATGCTTTCTACCGTTTCACTGTTATCTACTTATGCTGCCAAATGTCTTACTG cCACAAGTTCTTTGGCATACACCTCTCCATCCTCTACATCCACCACACAAAATGTGAGATCCACCTCCCAGCAGTTGGGCACTAACTCCATCATCCACTGTCTTCTGAAGTTGGCAGGCAAAGAGGGCATCAGAGAGCCACTATTGAAGGCTTTGTATGGACTATTGGCCACACTCTGTCTGTCATCTGAGTGCAGAAATATCATGTTCAAG